One window from the genome of Mucilaginibacter ginsenosidivorans encodes:
- a CDS encoding REP-associated tyrosine transposase yields the protein MATRYRFGDCERAHFVTFSVVEWIDVFSREDYKQILVDSLRYSIENKGLIVHAWVIMPNHVHLVISAQPGNDLSGIMRDVKKFTSRMIIKAIEESSKESRKHWMLWLFKSAAAKNSNNNENQFWQQDNHPIELRIKEMMDQRLDYLHNNPVKAGLVWEPADYKYSSAIDYYRQENGLLPVVLLV from the coding sequence ATGGCAACAAGATACCGTTTTGGCGATTGCGAGCGCGCCCACTTTGTCACTTTTTCGGTTGTGGAATGGATAGATGTTTTTAGTCGTGAAGATTACAAACAGATATTGGTGGACAGCCTTCGGTATAGTATTGAAAATAAAGGGCTAATTGTACATGCCTGGGTGATTATGCCAAACCATGTTCACCTGGTCATATCCGCACAGCCAGGGAACGACCTTAGCGGCATTATGCGTGATGTAAAGAAATTTACGAGCCGCATGATAATTAAGGCGATAGAGGAAAGCTCGAAGGAAAGCCGTAAACATTGGATGTTGTGGTTGTTTAAAAGTGCAGCTGCGAAAAACAGTAATAATAACGAGAATCAGTTTTGGCAGCAGGATAATCACCCTATCGAGTTAAGAATTAAGGAAATGATGGACCAACGCCTGGACTATCTGCATAATAACCCGGTTAAAGCCGGGTTGGTTTGGGAGCCTGCTGATTATAAATATAGCAGCGCCATTGATTATTACAGGCAGGAGAATGGCTTATTGCCGGTGGTGTTGTTAGTTTGA